One window of the Perca flavescens isolate YP-PL-M2 chromosome 5, PFLA_1.0, whole genome shotgun sequence genome contains the following:
- the vps37ba gene encoding VPS37B subunit of ESCRT-I a: protein MSSFSNKFSAYTMTQLNEILEDDEKLTKMVQEMDEMQEVQQSKEETLANNRTLAEQNLILQPRLEENKEELTKRYSCLQERFESYQLRKSTLDHKSGHTSLDLLLALLQAEGAKIEEETENMADSFLDGDMTLDSFVDAYQSNRKLAHLRRVKIEKMQEMVLNGERLPQASVPTSRSQDVSAAARPSSSSLLNDAGSGSSPVAQPRRKPPLPPSQPAPILNPSPTAAPQPSVFFSATPYPPIPPRTGQPFPNVPSGYPTHLLSQYPPALPQRPPPRMAPQPGFIMQ from the exons ATGTCTAGTTTTTCCAACAAGTTTAGTGCTTACACGATGACTCAACTCAACGAAATTCTGGAGGACGAcgaaaaactcacaaaaatggTACAGGAGATGGATGAG atgCAGGAAGTTCAGCAGAGCAAAGAGGAGACACTGGCCAACAACCGAACCCTGGCAGAGCAAAACCTCATCCTGCAGCCCAGACTGGAGGAAAACAAGGAGGAGCTCACCAAGCGCTACAGCTGTCTCCAGGAGAGATTTGAGTCCTATCAGCTTCGCAAATCCACCCTAG ACCACAAGTCAGGACACACCTCCCTGGACCTTTTGCTGGCCCTGCTGCAGGCGGAGGGAGCCAAAatagaagaggagacagag AACATGGCTGATTCGTTCCTGGATGGCGACATGACCCTGGATTCCTTCGTCGATGCCTACCAGAGCAACCGAAAGCTGGCCCACTTGAGAAGGGTGAAGATCGAGAAGATGCAGGAGATGGTGCTGAATGGTGAGCGGCTCCCCCAGGCGTCGGTCCCCACCTCCCGATCTCAGGACGTGTCGGCagcagccagaccctcctcctcctccctcctcaaCGACGCCGGCAGCGGCTCTTCCCCCGTCGCCCAGCCGAGGAGGAAACCCCCACTTCCTCCATCCCAGCCGGCCCCAATTCTAAATCCATCTCCAACCGCTGCCCCCCAGCCTTCTGTTTTCTTCTCAGCAACGCCATACCCGCCGATTCCTCCCAGAACAGGCCAACCATTCCCCAACGTCCCCTCTGGCTACCCCACCCACCTACTATCTCAGTACCCTCCAGCTTTGCCTCAAAGGCCCCCACCCCGGATGGCCCCGCAGCCTGGCTTCATCATGCAGTAG